One Melitaea cinxia chromosome 20, ilMelCinx1.1, whole genome shotgun sequence DNA segment encodes these proteins:
- the LOC123663711 gene encoding luciferin 4-monooxygenase-like has translation MNITQWHPKSDAVHWYMQELSSRVVAQSGIPSDRHHLGKLILQCFKDAPDFVLQIDGATDDIETFGSALTRSVQCATAFRKLGLKHGDVIVLMAPNHIHLTIPMYAAFYLGIAVAGVDVTLERNDLRKILNYNTPKMVFCQSEKVSDVRFALQDLNFETQIVTFDKSEESINFVELLGKCGSDVTMEDFKVEDFDPADTISLLMETSGTTGIPKSVAASHKNMVISVPYLWITYNKFPSPTRLSVIFSPAHWYSALFQFVFSPILRHTRLQSSAPMTKEHAFYLINKYRPTFTMVCPNMLADFLKVNDRKKCDFTCFETIHAGGSAVHPSLFGDMRVFSPNTYLIVNYGMTEVSGMAFSFDANYPDSLGKPLQNLEHRLVDPETLRDVTESHVTGELWLKGPGVFKGYYNNPEATAQVMMEGGWLKTGDIMYRDEQSYYYYVDRMKLLMVYKNKRISPLEIESVIAKHPGVFQVAVTGIPHEEDGDLPVACIVPHAGYKIIAQEIKDLIKDTLADTKQLRGGVIFLKELPQTSTSKINRRKLASVALSMERE, from the exons ATGAATATAACGCAATGGCATCCTAAGAGTGATGCGGTGCACTGGTACATGCAAGAGCTAAGCTCGCGAGTGGTGGCCCAGAGCGGAATACCGAGTGATAGACATCATCTGGGAAAACTGATTTTACAATGTTTCAAAGATGCTCCAGACTTTGTTTTGCAG ataGACGGTGCTACAGATGACATTGAGACATTTGGTTCTGCCCTAACAAGATCAGTTCAGTGTGCTACAGCGTTCAGGAAATTAGGTCTGAAACATGGAGACGTCATCGTGTTGATGGCTCCAAACCACATTCATCTAACTATACCTATGTACGCCGCGTTTTATCTCGGTATAGCTGTTGCGGGAGTTGATGTGACACTTGAACGAA aCGATCTtcgaaaaattttaaattacaacacACCAAAAATGGTATTTTGTCAAAGTGAAAAAGTTTCCGATGTTCGTTTTGCATTAcaagatttaaattttgaaacacAAATCGTTACATTTGACAAAAGTGAGGAAAGCATAAATTTTGTTGAATTGCTTGGGAAATGCGGAAGTGATGTTACTATGGAAGATTTTAA GGTGGAAGATTTCGATCCAGCAGACACTATATCACTGCTAATGGAAACGAGTGGAACAACCGGTATACCCAAATCAGTCGCTGCTTCACATAAAAACATGGTGATCTCAGTTCCGTATTTatg GATTACCTATAATAAATTTCCGTCACCTACTCGTCTGTCAGTAATATTTTCCCCTGCTCACTGGTATTCAGCGCTGTTCCAATTCGTGTTTTCACCGATCTTAAGGCATACCAGACTACAATCGTCAGCTCCAATGACGAAGGAACATGCCTTCTACCTCATTAATAAATACAGA CCAACATTCACAATGGTGTGTCCTAATATGTTGGCAGATTTTTTGAAAGTCAACGATCGTAAAAAATGTGACTTTACATGTTTTGAGACCATTCACGCAGGTGGGAGTGCCGTTCATCCTAGTCTCTTTGGAGATATGAGGGTTT TTTCTCCAAACacatatttaatagtaaattacGGTATGACCGAAGTATCAGGAATGGCTTTTAGTTTTGATGCGAATTATCCAGATTCTCTCGGAAAACCTTTACAGAACCTGGAACACAGA ttagTAGATCCTGAAACATTAAGAGACGTAACAGAGAGCCATGTTACTGGAGAACTGTGGTTAAAAGGACCAGGAGTATTTAAG GGTTATTACAATAACCCTGAAGCTACAGCACAGGTGATGATGGAAGGTGGCTGGTTAAAAACCGGAGACATCATGTACAGAGACGAGCAATCATACTACTACTATGTGGACCGGATGAAATTATTAatggtatacaaaaataaacga ATATCCCCCTTGGAAATAGAAAGTGTTATAGCTAAACATCCAGGCGTATTTCAAGTAGCAGTTACTGGTATACCACACGAGGAAGATGGAGATCTACCAGTGGCTTGTATAGTACCTCATGCAGGATACAAAATCATTGCACAAGAAATCAAAGATTTAATCAAAG aTACATTGGCAGACACAAAACAATTGAGAGGTGGAGTTATATTCCTAAAAGAGTTACCTCAAACATCGACTTCAAAAATTAATCGACGAAAATTGGCCTCTGTGGCTCTGTCTATGGAAAGAGAATAA
- the LOC123663712 gene encoding luciferin 4-monooxygenase-like, which yields MSQWITRSDAVHWYMEELSSHVVAKSGIPSDRHHLGKLIFQSFKDAPDHTLQIDGATDESETFGSALTRSVQCATAMRNLGLKCGDTIVVMSPNHIHFSIPIYAAFYLGITVAVIDMTMGIYDLRETLKNIGPKVVYCQSDRVEVVRSVLQMLKVDTQIVTFDKSDQYLCLFELLKENGSDISVNDFKVADFDPAETILLLIATSGSTGLPKSAAISHKNMVVTVLYLWTNFKKFPMPTRMSVLLSPNQWYSAHFQVVCSPIMRHTRLQSSATLTQKHICYLINKYRKISPKTQTIVIYGMSEVPGLSFNFDLNRPTSLGTPIQGLEYKLINPATLEVIVEANVPGELCLKGPGVFKGYYNNPEATAEILMDDGWLRTGDIMYRDETSYYYYVDRKKLLFKYDCNQISPLEIENVILTHPGVFQVAVSSVPHEYGDLIVACVVPHEGYQITAQEIKSLVKESLSDSKQLRGGVIFLKELPLTSTSKINHPKLAAMVLSMRRE from the exons ATGAGTCAGTGGATAACAAGAAGCGATGCGGTGCACTGGTATATGGAGGAATTGAGCTCGCACGTGGTAGCGAAGAGCGGTATACCGAGTGATAGACACCATCTGGGAAAACTGATTTTTCAAAGCTTCAAAGACGCTCCTGATCATACTTTACAA ataGACGGTGCTACCGATGAATCAGAGACATTTGGCTCTGCACTGACAAGATCAGTTCAGTGTGCTACAGCTATGAGAAACTTAGGTTTAAAATGTGGAGATACAATTGTAGTGATGTCTCCGAATCACATTCATTTTTCAATCCCTATCTATGCTGCATTTTATCTCGGCATAACTGTCGCGGTTATCGATATGACTATGGGAATTT atgACCTTCGAGAAACTCTAAAAAACATTGGTCCTAAGGTAGTCTATTGTCAAAGTGATAGAGTAGAGGTTGTTCGATCAGTACTGCAAATGTTAAAAGTTGATACACAAATTGTTACTTTTGATAAGAGTGATCAATACTTATGTCTTTTTGAACTTCTCAAGGAGAATGGAAGTGACATTTCGGTTAACGACTTCAA aGTTGCAGATTTCGACCCAGCGGAGACAATATTGTTGTTAATAGCAACTAGCGGATCAACCGGTTTACCTAAATCAGCTGCCATTTCTCATAAAAATATGGTAGTTACTGTACTATATTTGTG gaCAAACTTCAAAAAGTTTCCTATGCCCACTCGCATGTCAGTTTTACTTTCACCTAACCAGTGGTATTCAGCGCACTTCCAGGTTGTCTGCTCGCCTATAATGAGGCACACTAGGTTACAATCATCTGCAACTTTGACACAGAAACATATCTGTTATCTCATCAATAAATATAGA AAAATTTCTCCAAAAACTCAAACAATAGTAATTTATGGTATGAGTGAAGTACCGGGACTTAGTTTCAACTTTGATTTAAATCGACCAACCTCTCTCGGAACGCCAATTCAGGGCCTGGAATATAAG TTAATAAATCCTGCAACCTTAGAAGTCATTGTGGAAGCTAACGTGCCTGGTGAACTGTGCTTGAAGGGACCGGGAGTGTTTaag GGCTACTACAACAACCCAGAAGCGACAGCAGAAATACTAATGGATGACGGTTGGTTAAGAACTGGCGATATTATGTACAGAGATGAAACATCCTACTACTATTATGTAGACCGAAAgaaattgttgtttaaatatGATTGTAACCAG ATTTCTCCGCTTGAAATTGAAAACGTGATACTCACCCATCCAGGAGTATTCCAAGTTGCAGTCTCTAGTGTTCCACATGAATATGGAGATTTGATAGTCGCTTGCGTAGTACCACATGAGGGATACCAAATCACGGCCCAAGAAATCAAAAGTTTAGTTAAAG AGTCGCTTAGTGATTCAAAACAACTAAGGGGAGGAGTTATTTTCCTAAAAGAGCTACCACTAACTTCAACTTCAAAAATCAATCATCCAAAACTGGCAGCTATGGTTTTATCTATGAGAAGAGAATAA